AGCCGTCGCCGAAGCCCCGTCACCACACCGTCCGCAACCCTGCTCAACCGAGGAGCAGGGCGACTTGGCGACGCGGTTGGCCGTCCAGTCGAGGTTGTCCCCGCGCGCATCCTCAGCTGCCGCTGATCCGCTCGACCAACGGCGTCCTGTCGACCACGCTGCGGGTCACGTTCACCTGCGGCGTGCTCCCCGGGGTCGGGAACGTCGACCTCTGCAACCGCTGGACCGACGGCCCTGCTCGCAGAGTGCGACCGGCTCCCATGATAGTTCCGATAGAGATAGTATCTATTGCGATACCATCCTGATGGATACTATCTGAGTATTATCACTGGAGGCTGCTTATGCATCGGTTCATCGGCCGAGGCCGGGAGCTGCGAGTCCTGACGGGCGCGCTCGATGATGTACGCAGTGCTGTGGGCAGCGCCGCTCAGCCCGGACAGTGCCTGCTCATGCGCGGGCGGCGGCGGGTCGGGAAGTCCACCCTGGTCGAGGAGTTCCTGCGACAGGCAGAAGTCCCCCATCTGTTCTTCACCGCCGGGGGCGGCCCCGCCGCCGACGAACTGGCGGAACTGGGGGAGGCGGTCGCCACTTCCACCCTGCCGGACAAGTCCCTCTTCGCAGAGGAGGCACCGGATCAGTGGAACGCGGCCTTCCGGCTTCTGGCGGAAATCCTGCCGGACGACTCGCCCAGTGTGGTGGTCATCGATGAGGTGCCTTACCTCATGGAACGCATCGACGCCTTCGAGGGCATGCTCCAGCGGGCCTGGGACCGCCTGCTCAGTCGAAAGCCCGTCCTGCTGCTACTGGTCGGCTCGGACCTGTCCATGATGAAGGCGCTCAACAGCTACGACCGGCCGTTCCACCAGCGCGGACGGGAGATCGTCGTGGGACCGCTCAACCCGGCGGACCTCAGTGAGATGCTCGAACTGGAGCCGGCTGACGCTTTCGACGCCGCCCTCATCACCGGCGGCCTCCCGCTGATCTGCCGGGAGTGGCCGCCCGGGGCCACGATGTGGGAATTCCTCGGTACGGCGTTGGACAACCCGATCTCCGCTCTTCTGGTCTCCGCCGAGCGCTCGCTCGCTGCCGAGTTCCCCCCACAGGCCATGGGCGGGGAGGTACTGCGGGCCATCGGAACCGGCGAGCGGACCTTCACCAACATCGCCCGAGCGGCGGGCGGCATCGCCCACTCCACGCTCACCCGAGCGGCAGACCTTCTGATCGACAAGCATGTGGTGGCGGCCGAACTCCCGGTCTCGCTCCATCCCTCGAAGGAGCGCCGCTACCGGGTCGCGGACCCCTACCTCCGCTTCTGGCTGGCGTTCCTCGATCCGCACATGGCTGAGATCGAGCGCATGCGCGGCGACCTCACCTTGGCCCGGATCAGGGAACGATGGACGAGCTGGCGCGGACGCGCCATCGAGCCCCTGATCCGTGAAGCCCTCGCTCGTGTACTGCCGGACGGTGTGATGCCAGCCGCTCCTGTCGTCGGCGGCTACTGGACCCGGAGCAACGACGTCGAGATCGATCTCGTGGGCGCCGACCGCGAGCCCGTGGCCAAACAGCTGTTGTTCCTGGGCTCGATCAAATGGCTGGAGACGTCCCCCTTCGACGCACATGACCTGGCATCCCTGCACAAGCACCGCGCCGCCCTCACCGACGAGCCGATCCCGCTCGTCGCTGTGTCCCGAAGCGGCGTCAGCTGCTCCGGACTCCGGGCAACCTACGGACCCGAGGATCTCCTCAGCGCCTGGCGCCCCCGACGTG
The Streptacidiphilus albus JL83 genome window above contains:
- a CDS encoding ATP-binding protein: MHRFIGRGRELRVLTGALDDVRSAVGSAAQPGQCLLMRGRRRVGKSTLVEEFLRQAEVPHLFFTAGGGPAADELAELGEAVATSTLPDKSLFAEEAPDQWNAAFRLLAEILPDDSPSVVVIDEVPYLMERIDAFEGMLQRAWDRLLSRKPVLLLLVGSDLSMMKALNSYDRPFHQRGREIVVGPLNPADLSEMLELEPADAFDAALITGGLPLICREWPPGATMWEFLGTALDNPISALLVSAERSLAAEFPPQAMGGEVLRAIGTGERTFTNIARAAGGIAHSTLTRAADLLIDKHVVAAELPVSLHPSKERRYRVADPYLRFWLAFLDPHMAEIERMRGDLTLARIRERWTSWRGRAIEPLIREALARVLPDGVMPAAPVVGGYWTRSNDVEIDLVGADREPVAKQLLFLGSIKWLETSPFDAHDLASLHKHRAALTDEPIPLVAVSRSGVSCSGLRATYGPEDLLSAWRPRRA